From the genome of Streptococcus marmotae, one region includes:
- a CDS encoding GNAT family N-acetyltransferase, which translates to MITYVKQAKLEMSSVLELYRAVEWTNYTNQPQMLEQALANSLLVIAAFDQEKLVGLLRAVGDGASILFVQDILVLPDYQRRGIGRRLMEMLLASYPAIYQLHLLTGREEKTMAFYESLGFKAVDELGCVAYTYVRR; encoded by the coding sequence ATGATTACCTATGTGAAACAAGCAAAATTAGAGATGTCATCCGTTCTTGAGCTTTACAGAGCAGTTGAATGGACTAATTATACAAATCAACCTCAGATGTTAGAACAAGCCTTAGCAAATAGTCTATTAGTTATTGCAGCCTTTGATCAAGAAAAGCTCGTAGGTTTGTTACGAGCTGTGGGAGATGGTGCTTCCATTCTCTTTGTGCAAGATATTCTAGTCTTACCAGACTATCAGCGAAGGGGTATCGGACGAAGGCTGATGGAAATGCTTTTAGCCAGCTATCCTGCTATTTACCAACTGCATCTCTTGACAGGCAGAGAAGAAAAGACAATGGCTTTCTACGAATCCTTAGGATTTAAGGCAGTAGATGAGCTAGGCTGCGTAGCCTATACTTATGTAAGAAGGTAA
- a CDS encoding GIY-YIG nuclease family protein, giving the protein MRKTVAILQKLRRSILAKAKHYMYVVKCADNSLYTGYTTDIDKRIATHNSGKGAKYTRNRRPVKLLYQETFPDKSSAMSAESFFKRKTRQQKLDYIAEREWDKNRDFVEIDFVVPPPQG; this is encoded by the coding sequence ATGAGGAAGACGGTCGCTATACTTCAGAAATTGAGGAGATCTATTTTGGCAAAGGCTAAACATTATATGTACGTGGTCAAATGTGCGGATAATAGCCTTTACACCGGCTATACAACTGATATTGACAAACGGATTGCAACCCACAACAGTGGCAAAGGTGCCAAATACACCCGCAACCGCAGACCTGTTAAACTACTCTATCAGGAAACCTTTCCCGATAAATCAAGTGCCATGTCAGCAGAAAGTTTCTTCAAACGCAAGACACGGCAGCAAAAATTGGATTATATTGCAGAAAGGGAGTGGGACAAAAATCGTGATTTCGTAGAAATCGATTTTGTCGTCCCACCCCCGCAAGGTTGA
- a CDS encoding ABC transporter ATP-binding protein yields the protein MLEVRDISKRYGNHQVLSYVSFEVKAGELAALVGPNGAGKSTLLNILANLEKPDTGHVAINGLSNQSQEIFQDLTFMLSAESLYPQLTGYDHLSYVAKLHQIPKQKMKELVERVGIGHYVKKRVASYSMGMKQKLLFTMAILPRPKLLLLDEPHVGLDPTNIIQQREMLLELQEKGTAILLSSHHLSEIEKLTHQIYFLKDTQLIEKEVRTMAYDYQLLVEDCPELMQALNLFPTMLVQQVDQTTREVFLAEENILPFLQKIPVSKVKSLSKTSEYMESLYRTLYVAERRSSDETMV from the coding sequence ATGTTAGAAGTTCGAGATATTTCAAAGCGTTATGGTAATCATCAGGTTCTGTCTTATGTTTCTTTTGAGGTGAAGGCTGGGGAATTGGCTGCCTTGGTGGGGCCAAATGGTGCAGGAAAATCGACACTACTGAATATTCTAGCGAACTTGGAAAAACCAGATACGGGACATGTGGCTATCAATGGCCTATCTAACCAATCACAAGAGATTTTTCAGGATCTAACCTTTATGCTGAGTGCAGAATCTCTCTATCCCCAATTAACAGGTTATGATCACCTCAGTTATGTGGCAAAATTGCACCAGATTCCTAAGCAAAAAATGAAAGAGTTGGTTGAACGAGTAGGGATTGGTCATTATGTCAAAAAACGAGTTGCTAGCTATTCCATGGGGATGAAGCAAAAGCTCTTATTTACCATGGCGATTTTACCAAGACCGAAACTTTTGCTATTAGATGAGCCACATGTAGGTCTTGATCCAACAAATATTATTCAACAGCGAGAGATGTTACTAGAACTGCAAGAAAAAGGAACGGCTATCTTACTGTCATCACACCATTTGTCTGAAATTGAGAAATTAACTCATCAGATTTATTTTTTAAAGGATACTCAGTTGATTGAAAAAGAAGTGCGAACGATGGCCTATGATTATCAGCTACTGGTGGAGGATTGCCCTGAGTTGATGCAAGCTTTGAATCTATTTCCAACGATGTTAGTCCAACAAGTAGACCAGACGACGAGGGAAGTCTTTCTTGCAGAAGAAAATATACTACCATTTTTACAGAAAATTCCTGTTTCTAAGGTTAAATCCTTATCAAAAACATCGGAATATATGGAGAGTTTATATCGAACTCTCTATGTAGCAGAGAGGAGGAGTTCTGATGAAACTATGGTTTGA
- a CDS encoding class I adenylate-forming enzyme family protein, giving the protein MISYQPLNLYRQFKEAAERFPEVAIVLDTSYQAFPELGFENTYTQVFAAIQQRAAQLSAAGVSADDKVMLYKSPGFDTYLLAVAVTAIGAVPVMVSYHLPTSVIDVFAERLERSFILFDKETKERVAAMEQKHLVTELAVADLVGLPANLVRENLLPEEVIQYMTHTSGTTGIPKLICHTAQTMGWRVAWQQTIFEKMAEKKTLAFHISPVHSRYNIGISSAIGLGFPLLPLSSAKAQDVATSLERYRPMALETHPNHFVQWAQFARENPTVFSSIRYYHSTFDAINIGTLRAFLEASKANHPVFMQVYGQSECGPMILRYHRLETLGTTNARDMGIGLSGYTAARITDEKGCPLPAGQNGHIQLLSRGRAVTYYKEDARFQENVYGDWWDSGDYGCMTQEGTLLLKDRQVDMIESIDSNLALEDFLLDQLDFLSEIVIIRDANGAPQPIVALTDGREMNWEAWWHQVADLPLLKEPIIMAYEDIPRTATMKVQRLKMEEEMKMENL; this is encoded by the coding sequence ATGATTTCCTATCAACCGTTAAATTTATACCGTCAATTTAAGGAAGCTGCAGAGCGTTTTCCAGAAGTTGCCATTGTACTGGATACATCCTATCAGGCCTTTCCTGAATTAGGATTTGAAAATACCTACACCCAGGTTTTTGCTGCTATTCAACAAAGAGCTGCTCAACTATCTGCTGCAGGAGTTTCTGCTGATGATAAGGTCATGCTTTACAAAAGTCCAGGCTTTGATACCTATCTACTAGCAGTTGCTGTAACAGCCATAGGAGCAGTACCGGTTATGGTATCGTATCACTTGCCGACTAGTGTGATCGATGTCTTTGCAGAACGTCTAGAGCGATCCTTTATCCTTTTTGATAAGGAAACAAAAGAGCGAGTTGCAGCGATGGAGCAAAAACATCTGGTCACAGAGCTTGCGGTCGCAGACTTAGTAGGCCTACCAGCTAATCTTGTTCGTGAGAATCTCCTGCCAGAAGAGGTGATTCAGTATATGACGCATACATCTGGTACGACAGGGATTCCAAAATTAATCTGCCACACAGCACAGACAATGGGATGGCGTGTTGCTTGGCAGCAGACTATTTTTGAAAAAATGGCGGAGAAAAAAACCTTAGCTTTTCATATTTCTCCTGTTCATTCACGTTATAATATTGGGATTTCTTCAGCTATTGGCCTCGGTTTTCCTTTACTTCCCTTGTCATCTGCCAAGGCGCAAGATGTGGCTACTAGCTTAGAACGTTATCGACCGATGGCCTTGGAAACACACCCGAATCATTTTGTACAGTGGGCACAGTTTGCTAGGGAAAATCCTACTGTCTTTTCTAGTATTCGATACTACCATTCGACCTTTGATGCAATCAATATTGGGACTTTACGTGCTTTCCTAGAGGCTTCTAAAGCAAATCATCCTGTCTTTATGCAGGTTTATGGACAGAGTGAATGTGGACCGATGATTTTACGCTATCACCGGTTGGAAACTCTTGGTACAACAAATGCTCGTGATATGGGGATAGGTCTTTCAGGTTATACAGCAGCACGGATTACAGACGAAAAAGGATGTCCTCTGCCAGCTGGTCAAAATGGACATATTCAACTCTTATCCCGTGGACGTGCAGTGACTTATTATAAGGAAGATGCGCGCTTCCAAGAAAATGTCTATGGTGATTGGTGGGACAGTGGTGATTACGGCTGTATGACACAAGAGGGAACCCTACTTTTAAAAGATCGTCAGGTAGATATGATTGAATCGATTGATAGCAATCTAGCCTTGGAAGATTTCTTGCTGGATCAGCTGGACTTTTTATCTGAAATTGTTATTATTCGTGATGCTAATGGGGCACCACAGCCAATTGTTGCTCTGACAGATGGACGAGAAATGAATTGGGAAGCTTGGTGGCATCAGGTGGCAGATTTACCACTTCTAAAAGAGCCAATCATAATGGCATATGAGGATATTCCGCGAACTGCAACGATGAAGGTACAGCGCTTGAAAATGGAAGAAGAAATGAAAATGGAAAATCTTTAA
- a CDS encoding tRNA1(Val) (adenine(37)-N6)-methyltransferase, producing the protein MVNHRLKAGERIDQLFSTDVKIIQNKEVFSYSIDSVLLSRFPKLPKKGLIVDLCSGNGAVGLFASTQTKAKITLIEIQERLADMAKRSIALNQLEDQVEMIHDDLKHLLNHVPRSQVDLILCNPPYFKVEQQPNLKASEHYLLARHEITTNLEEICAVSRHALKSNGRLAMVHRPERFLEIMDTMKAYHLAPKRIQFIHPKANKEANMLLIEAIKDGSLEGLKILPPLIVHEEDGRYTSEIEEIYFGKG; encoded by the coding sequence ATGGTAAATCACAGGTTGAAAGCTGGAGAACGCATTGATCAACTGTTCTCCACTGATGTCAAAATTATTCAAAATAAGGAAGTTTTTAGCTATTCGATTGATAGTGTTCTTTTGTCACGTTTTCCAAAACTCCCTAAAAAAGGACTAATTGTTGATTTGTGTAGCGGAAATGGTGCTGTCGGACTCTTTGCATCGACTCAGACCAAAGCAAAAATCACTCTAATTGAAATCCAAGAACGATTGGCAGATATGGCGAAGCGCTCGATTGCGCTCAATCAGCTAGAAGATCAGGTCGAGATGATTCACGATGATCTCAAGCACCTACTCAACCATGTTCCACGTTCACAGGTTGATTTAATTCTTTGCAATCCGCCTTATTTTAAGGTCGAACAACAGCCTAATTTGAAAGCAAGCGAGCATTATCTATTAGCCAGACATGAAATCACGACCAACCTTGAAGAAATTTGTGCGGTGAGTCGCCATGCCCTCAAATCAAATGGCCGATTAGCCATGGTGCACCGACCAGAGCGTTTCCTTGAAATTATGGATACTATGAAGGCCTATCATCTAGCTCCCAAGCGGATTCAGTTTATCCATCCCAAGGCAAACAAGGAAGCCAATATGCTTCTGATTGAAGCCATTAAAGATGGTTCGTTAGAGGGGTTAAAAATCCTGCCACCTCTGATTGTTCATGAGGAAGACGGTCGCTATACTTCAGAAATTGAGGAGATCTATTTTGGCAAAGGCTAA
- a CDS encoding lysophospholipid acyltransferase family protein gives MFYSYLRSLLVFLLWAVNGNIHYHDREKILPQDENYILVAPHRTFWDPVFLGYASAPKQFIFMAKKELFKDRGFGWWISKCGAFPIDRENPGTAAIKYPVKMLKKSNRSLVMFPSGTRHSTKLKGGVAVIAKTAKVKIMPATYIGPMTVKNLLLGDRIDVAFGNPIDISDVKRLDDAGIAEVTHRIESEFNRLDVLARAAQTNKKRLGYWTFIYRIPVLILVAVVLGLTYLFSYLASFIWQPTTNLDR, from the coding sequence ATGTTTTATTCCTACTTACGCAGTTTGTTAGTCTTTTTGTTGTGGGCTGTCAATGGCAATATTCATTATCATGATCGGGAGAAAATCTTGCCCCAAGATGAAAATTATATCTTGGTAGCGCCTCATCGAACCTTCTGGGATCCAGTCTTTTTAGGCTATGCTTCAGCTCCCAAACAATTTATTTTTATGGCAAAAAAAGAATTGTTCAAGGATCGTGGATTTGGCTGGTGGATTAGCAAGTGTGGTGCATTTCCTATTGACCGTGAAAACCCAGGTACAGCAGCGATTAAATATCCTGTCAAGATGTTGAAAAAAAGCAATCGTTCCTTGGTCATGTTCCCTTCTGGAACCCGTCATTCAACCAAGTTAAAAGGGGGCGTTGCTGTCATTGCAAAGACTGCTAAGGTGAAAATCATGCCTGCCACCTATATTGGACCAATGACCGTGAAAAATCTTTTATTAGGGGATCGCATTGACGTTGCTTTTGGCAATCCGATTGATATTTCGGATGTGAAACGCCTTGACGATGCAGGAATTGCAGAAGTCACTCATCGTATTGAGTCAGAATTTAATCGCTTGGATGTCCTCGCACGTGCTGCTCAGACAAACAAGAAACGCTTGGGCTACTGGACTTTTATCTATCGTATTCCAGTATTGATTCTAGTAGCAGTGGTTCTAGGCTTGACCTATCTCTTTAGTTATCTTGCCAGTTTTATTTGGCAACCAACTACCAATTTGGATCGCTAA
- a CDS encoding DNA internalization-related competence protein ComEC/Rec2 — protein MSQLIKRLPIAPIHLAVLLLALYFVMYRLSFLSVLLFLGLLVLLWFRQGRKVWYQVLPILGCFVLLFGLQRVKMMMDEGTAPTEVSQLLVKPDTIQVNGDSLTFRARSSGRLYTVFYQLKSEKEQAYFKHLSSLVDLEVEATVSEPEAQRNFNGFDYRDYLRTQGIYRTVKISHITKIQKRFSWNPLDWLSVLRRKALVYIKEQFPNPMRHYMTGLLFGELDKEFDQMSDLYSSLGIIHLFALSGMQVGFFVDKFRYLFLRLGLRKEIVDWLQVPFSFVYAGLTGFSVSVNRSLLQKMLANLGITKLDNMACTLVLSFLLMPYFLLTAGGILSFAYAFLLTVFDFEELPHYKQVLVESLAISVGILPLLLYYFYSFQPLSILLTFLFSFVFDVVFLPGLSIVFLLAPLIQLTQVNLFFVWMEACIQWVADLGFKPLIFGKPIATLLVVLLAVLLLTYDVYQNRKWRFVLISLAALLFFVVKHPLENEITIVDIGQGDSIFLRDIRGRTVLIDVGGKVSFTAKESWQEKSAQANAERTLIPYLYSRGVSRIDTLVLTHTDTDHVGDLVEVAQAVDIGCIYVSEGSLTVPDFIETLRGLRVPVHVVRVGGRIPIFDRFLEVLYPPTVGDGGNNDSVILYGNVLQTRFLFTGDLEDGELDLVKTYPQLPVDVLKAGHHGSKGSSYPEFLDHISPKIALISAGKNNRYKHPHQETIDRFEERKVQLFRTDEQGAIRFRGWKKWRIETVR, from the coding sequence ATGTCACAGTTGATTAAGCGCCTACCCATTGCTCCCATTCATTTAGCTGTTTTACTGTTGGCTCTTTATTTTGTGATGTACCGCCTATCCTTTTTATCTGTGCTCCTGTTTTTAGGCTTGTTAGTTTTACTCTGGTTTCGACAAGGGCGAAAAGTCTGGTATCAGGTGCTTCCGATTTTGGGCTGTTTTGTTCTCTTGTTCGGTCTACAAAGAGTGAAAATGATGATGGATGAAGGAACAGCTCCGACAGAAGTTAGTCAACTATTGGTCAAACCAGACACCATTCAAGTCAACGGCGATAGCCTGACCTTTCGAGCAAGGTCATCAGGGCGCTTGTATACTGTTTTTTATCAATTAAAAAGTGAGAAGGAGCAGGCTTATTTTAAGCATTTGTCAAGCTTGGTGGACCTAGAAGTGGAGGCAACTGTATCTGAACCAGAAGCACAGCGAAATTTTAATGGATTTGATTATCGAGATTATTTAAGGACACAAGGGATTTATCGGACGGTCAAGATTAGCCACATCACAAAAATACAAAAGCGTTTTTCTTGGAATCCCTTGGATTGGTTATCGGTACTTCGGCGCAAAGCATTGGTGTATATCAAGGAGCAGTTCCCAAATCCGATGCGACATTACATGACTGGGCTGTTGTTTGGAGAGTTGGACAAGGAGTTTGACCAAATGAGTGACCTGTATTCTAGTCTAGGCATTATTCATTTATTTGCTTTATCAGGGATGCAAGTGGGATTCTTTGTCGATAAATTTCGCTATCTTTTCTTGCGATTGGGTCTGCGAAAGGAGATAGTCGATTGGCTGCAAGTCCCCTTTTCTTTTGTGTATGCTGGCTTGACAGGCTTTTCGGTCTCAGTCAATCGCTCCCTTTTGCAGAAAATGTTAGCCAATCTAGGCATTACGAAATTGGACAATATGGCTTGTACGCTTGTCCTATCTTTCCTGCTTATGCCGTATTTTTTATTAACAGCTGGAGGTATCCTGAGTTTTGCTTATGCCTTTCTGCTGACAGTATTTGATTTTGAGGAGTTGCCGCATTATAAGCAGGTACTAGTGGAGAGTTTAGCGATTTCAGTTGGGATTTTACCCTTGTTGCTCTATTATTTTTACAGCTTTCAACCCTTGTCTATCCTTCTAACCTTTCTCTTTTCCTTTGTTTTTGATGTTGTTTTCTTACCAGGACTCAGCATTGTGTTTTTGCTAGCACCCTTGATACAGCTTACGCAGGTTAATCTTTTCTTTGTTTGGATGGAGGCCTGCATTCAGTGGGTAGCAGATCTGGGGTTCAAACCATTGATTTTCGGGAAACCGATAGCTACGCTATTAGTCGTCTTGCTGGCCGTTTTGCTTCTTACGTATGATGTCTATCAGAACCGTAAATGGCGTTTCGTTCTCATCAGCTTAGCAGCTCTGCTATTTTTTGTCGTCAAACATCCTTTGGAAAATGAGATCACAATAGTGGATATTGGACAAGGCGATAGCATCTTTTTGCGGGATATTCGTGGTCGAACAGTTTTGATTGATGTTGGAGGAAAGGTGAGTTTTACTGCTAAAGAAAGTTGGCAGGAGAAGAGTGCACAAGCAAATGCAGAGCGCACCTTGATTCCCTACCTTTATAGCCGTGGCGTGAGTCGGATTGACACACTTGTGTTAACGCATACTGATACAGACCACGTGGGAGATCTGGTAGAAGTTGCACAAGCTGTAGACATTGGGTGCATTTACGTGTCTGAAGGAAGCTTGACGGTTCCTGATTTTATAGAGACCCTGAGAGGGCTACGGGTTCCTGTTCATGTTGTACGAGTAGGAGGTAGGATTCCGATTTTTGACCGTTTTTTAGAAGTGCTTTATCCCCCTACAGTAGGAGATGGGGGAAATAATGATTCAGTGATTTTGTATGGAAATGTATTGCAGACGCGTTTTCTTTTTACAGGGGATTTAGAAGATGGGGAGTTGGACCTGGTTAAAACCTATCCGCAGTTACCAGTTGATGTATTGAAGGCAGGACACCATGGCTCCAAAGGCTCATCCTATCCCGAATTTCTGGATCACATTTCACCAAAGATAGCTTTGATTTCAGCTGGTAAAAATAATCGTTACAAACATCCTCATCAGGAGACAATAGATCGATTTGAGGAAAGGAAGGTACAGCTATTTCGGACCGATGAGCAAGGCGCTATTCGTTTTAGGGGCTGGAAAAAATGGCGGATTGAAACGGTGAGGTAA
- a CDS encoding ArsR/SmtB family transcription factor — translation MDTKMTDYKNSLYKELSRLTKGLGSEKRLEILNLLTQGPKPVEGIALATGLSVANTSRHLQVLKESNLVVTSRQGNFIRYSLASAKVAQLILFLFDIGEEQLAEVRTIEAEYDREAGVNQISLEEAVKLSEQPDVLLLDLRPTEEFEAGHLPRAVNLPMADFHQKKTQLPKDRTVIVYCRGRQCGYANVAAQDLQSLGYPTFSLNRSFADWKWGKNEDSNT, via the coding sequence ATGGATACGAAAATGACAGACTACAAAAATAGTTTATACAAGGAATTGTCCCGATTGACCAAGGGACTAGGGAGTGAAAAACGGCTTGAGATTTTAAATCTTCTGACCCAAGGCCCCAAGCCAGTGGAGGGGATTGCCCTTGCGACAGGCTTGTCGGTTGCCAATACTTCCCGTCATCTTCAAGTCCTAAAAGAGAGTAATCTAGTGGTTACCAGCCGTCAGGGGAATTTTATTCGCTACAGTCTTGCTTCAGCAAAGGTAGCGCAACTCATTCTGTTCTTATTTGACATCGGTGAGGAGCAGCTAGCCGAAGTGCGGACCATTGAAGCGGAGTATGACAGGGAGGCAGGTGTGAACCAGATTAGTCTAGAAGAGGCGGTCAAGTTGTCTGAGCAGCCAGATGTTCTCTTACTGGATCTACGGCCTACAGAAGAGTTTGAGGCAGGCCATCTTCCTCGTGCAGTTAATCTCCCGATGGCTGACTTTCATCAGAAAAAAACGCAGCTGCCAAAAGATCGGACGGTTATCGTGTATTGTCGTGGTCGTCAGTGTGGCTATGCAAATGTGGCTGCACAAGATTTGCAGTCCTTAGGCTATCCTACTTTTAGCCTTAATCGCAGTTTCGCCGATTGGAAGTGGGGCAAAAACGAAGATTCTAACACCTGA
- a CDS encoding helix-hairpin-helix domain-containing protein, which produces MIEKWVQIVRDYKWQIVVPSGIIVAIATVFLMGQTGHTEEQISLTELASSSEQVVEKPSSSHSESQLVVDVKGAVRKPGIYHLSAGSRLHDAVEAAGGLAETADSKSINLAQKLSDEGVVYVATKEEAVSVVPTVTTSPASGDKGEKGSLINLNTATEADLQTISGIGAKRAADIIAYRESNGRFQSVDDLKNVSGIGAKSLENIRPYVTVD; this is translated from the coding sequence ATGATTGAAAAATGGGTACAGATTGTACGTGATTATAAATGGCAAATTGTCGTGCCGTCTGGAATCATAGTGGCGATAGCGACTGTTTTTTTGATGGGACAAACAGGTCATACAGAAGAGCAAATTAGTTTAACGGAGTTAGCAAGTAGTAGTGAGCAAGTTGTTGAAAAGCCCTCTAGTTCCCACTCAGAATCGCAGCTTGTAGTAGATGTCAAGGGAGCGGTCAGAAAGCCTGGCATTTACCATTTGTCGGCAGGTAGTCGCCTCCATGATGCTGTAGAAGCGGCAGGAGGATTGGCAGAAACTGCTGATTCCAAGTCTATCAATTTGGCTCAGAAGTTAAGTGATGAGGGAGTCGTTTATGTAGCGACCAAGGAGGAAGCTGTTTCGGTTGTTCCTACTGTAACCACTTCACCAGCAAGCGGAGATAAGGGTGAAAAAGGGAGCCTCATCAATCTCAATACTGCAACAGAAGCAGACCTGCAGACCATTTCAGGCATCGGTGCTAAGCGAGCTGCAGATATTATTGCCTATCGTGAGAGTAATGGTCGCTTTCAGTCGGTTGATGATTTGAAGAATGTTTCAGGCATCGGTGCTAAGAGCTTAGAGAATATCCGTCCCTATGTCACAGTTGATTAA